One Kineococcus radiotolerans SRS30216 = ATCC BAA-149 DNA window includes the following coding sequences:
- a CDS encoding D-arabinono-1,4-lactone oxidase, translating into MSTSTTSSTGTTTTAPGVNWARNYAFSAGTLHRPTTLDGLRAVVGSTARVRAVGTRHCFNDIADSPGDMVTLEALPVEVEADSAAGAVRVSSATSYGVLAQRLQDAGLALATMASLPHISVGGAVATATHGSGDRTQNLAAAVRAVELVTADGDVRRVQRGDGEFAGSVVALGSLGVVTHLELDVLPTYDVRQDVYSGLSFEAFTENFDAVTSAAYSVSVYTNWIGTDTTQVWLKTRTSDAAEAPAELFGAVRAGEPLHPLPEVDVRNATEQLGVPGPWHERLPHFRFSFAPSNGEELQVEYLVARENALAVVAALRELGPSIAPLLHMCEIRTVAADDLWLSNSHQRDSVAFHFTYKQRQAEVIAAIAEVEAALSGLDVRPHWGKLFAADAQRIAGLYPRFDDARALVARHDPRRKFANAYTDRVGLTA; encoded by the coding sequence GTGAGCACCTCGACGACGTCGTCCACCGGCACCACCACCACCGCCCCCGGCGTGAACTGGGCCCGCAACTACGCCTTCAGCGCCGGCACCCTGCACCGGCCCACGACCCTGGACGGGCTGCGGGCCGTCGTCGGGTCCACGGCGCGAGTGCGGGCGGTGGGAACGCGCCACTGCTTCAACGACATCGCCGACTCCCCGGGCGACATGGTGACCCTGGAGGCGCTGCCGGTCGAGGTGGAGGCCGACTCCGCCGCCGGGGCGGTGCGGGTGAGCTCGGCGACCAGCTACGGCGTCCTGGCCCAGCGGTTGCAGGACGCCGGCCTGGCGCTGGCCACGATGGCCTCGCTGCCCCACATCAGCGTCGGCGGCGCGGTCGCGACCGCGACCCACGGGTCGGGGGACCGGACGCAGAACCTCGCCGCGGCCGTCCGCGCGGTGGAGCTCGTCACCGCCGACGGCGACGTGCGGCGCGTGCAGCGCGGGGACGGGGAGTTCGCCGGCAGCGTCGTCGCCCTGGGGTCCCTGGGCGTCGTGACCCACCTGGAGCTGGACGTGCTGCCGACCTACGACGTGCGCCAGGACGTCTACTCCGGGTTGTCGTTCGAGGCGTTCACCGAGAACTTCGACGCCGTCACCTCCGCGGCCTACAGCGTCAGCGTCTACACGAACTGGATCGGGACCGACACCACCCAGGTGTGGCTGAAGACCCGCACGAGCGACGCCGCCGAGGCCCCCGCCGAGCTGTTCGGCGCCGTCCGCGCGGGCGAACCCCTGCACCCGCTGCCCGAGGTCGACGTCCGCAACGCCACCGAGCAGCTCGGCGTCCCCGGGCCCTGGCACGAGCGGCTGCCGCACTTCCGGTTCAGCTTCGCCCCCAGCAACGGCGAGGAGCTCCAGGTCGAGTACCTCGTCGCCCGCGAGAACGCCCTCGCCGTCGTCGCCGCGCTGCGCGAGCTCGGCCCCTCGATCGCGCCGCTGCTGCACATGTGCGAGATCCGCACCGTTGCCGCCGACGACCTGTGGCTCTCCAACTCCCACCAGCGCGACAGCGTCGCCTTCCACTTCACCTACAAGCAGCGCCAGGCCGAGGTCATCGCCGCCATCGCCGAGGTCGAGGCGGCGCTGTCCGGGCTGGACGTGCGCCCGCACTGGGGCAAGCTGTTCGCCGCCGACGCGCAGCGGATCGCGGGCCTCTACCCGCGCTTCGACGACGCGCGGGCGCTGGTCGCCCGCCACGACCCCCGCCGGAAGTTCGCCAACGCCTACACCGACCGGGTCGGGCTGACCGCCTGA
- a CDS encoding suppressor of fused domain protein gives MSSEAPPPTDAEVRMARFVGEQLVPDGRPEIEEHLNRDGTRSLDVLTARDAPAAGFTSVSTLTLHRAPNRVDGSDVRVELVTVLGGVEPRLATGLLVASAFAAVGEAWPLRPGTVFPGVVADLLGGRTEHLLLTAPGTFPRLARYRLEADEFQGGTEVRWLQAVPLHEGERRFLLDRGLDALETRLAEAEVEFHDVGRDPLPL, from the coding sequence GTGAGCTCCGAGGCGCCCCCGCCCACCGACGCCGAGGTCCGGATGGCCCGGTTCGTCGGGGAGCAGCTCGTCCCCGACGGGCGCCCGGAGATCGAGGAGCACCTCAACCGGGACGGGACGCGGTCCCTGGACGTCCTGACGGCCCGCGACGCCCCGGCGGCGGGGTTCACCTCCGTCTCGACGCTGACGCTGCACCGCGCGCCGAACCGGGTGGACGGCAGCGACGTCCGGGTCGAGCTGGTGACCGTCCTGGGCGGGGTGGAACCCCGGCTGGCGACGGGGCTGCTGGTGGCGTCGGCGTTCGCGGCCGTCGGCGAGGCGTGGCCGCTGCGTCCCGGGACGGTGTTCCCCGGCGTCGTCGCCGACCTGCTGGGCGGGCGCACCGAGCACCTGCTGCTCACCGCCCCGGGCACCTTCCCGCGGCTGGCGCGCTACCGGCTGGAGGCCGACGAGTTCCAGGGCGGCACCGAGGTGCGCTGGCTGCAGGCGGTGCCCCTGCACGAGGGGGAGCGCCGGTTCCTCCTCGACCGCGGCCTCGACGCGCTGGAGACGCGCCTGGCCGAGGCCGAGGTCGAGTTCCACGACGTGGGACGCGACCCCCTGCCGCTCTGA